The genomic stretch CGCCTGATGGCCAATCCTTCAGTGGTTCGCTCGCTCACCTTCTTCCCTTGGATTCGAAATGTTCTGAACTCAATTTAGTTCCGTATAAAACCTATTTATGTGAATAATGACAGAAAGATGGTTTGGATAAAAGTCACAATTAAAATGTGAAAAATCTGTCACTGTCGAATAAAAACACAGAAATCTCACAGCGCGTCAGCTGGAAGTGCTGTTTAATTCTTCAAGAATGATGAAGAAAAACCTCAGCTTCTTCGCCCTTGGCCTCACCCTCCTGCTCGCCTCCTGCAACCAGGGCAGTAACCCCAGCGTCACTGCCCCCGGACAGACGGGCACGGCGCCCCAGCCTGGAACGGGCACCGACACCATCGCCAGTGACGAAGCCCTGAGTCCACTGGGCGTGGCCGCCGCGACCACCCTGACCGTGGGCCAGACCCGCCAGTTCAACGTCACGGTCAACGGCGCGGCCCCCACCCCGGGCCAGCTCGTGTGGACGACCACCAACGCTGGCGTGGTGAGCGTCACGCAGACCGGCCTGGCGACCGCCCGCGCGGCCGGGAGCGCCACCGTCCGCGCCGCCCTGGCCAGCAACCCAGGCGCTTATATCGACTTTCCTATCACGGTGACGGCCACCACGACCGCGCCCGCCCCCACGCCGACCAGCCCCACCACCACCTTCGCGCAGCGCGTGCTGGAACTGACGAACGCCGCCCGTGCCCAGGCCCGCACCTGCGGTACCACCAGTTACGCCGCCACCAGCCCACTGGCGTACAACGCCCTGCTGGAACAGGCGGCGCAGGGCCACGCCAGCGACATGGCCGGCAAAACCTACTTCAGTCACACCAGCCAGGACGGGCGCACCTTCGCGCAGCGCATCAGCGCCACCGGCTATGCCTGGCGCACCATCGGCGAGAACATCGCCGCCGGGCAAAGCACCCCGGAAAGCGTCGTGAGCGGCTGGCTGCAAAGCCCCGGCCACTGCGCCAACATCATGAACCCCGCTTTCAAGGAACTGGGCGTGGGGTACGCCTACAACACCAGCAGCAGCTACCGTTACTACTGGGTGCAGGACTTCGGCGCTCGCTAAAGTAAGCGGTCACTGCAAAGCCAGGCAAATAAAAGAGGAGGTCAGGGTCATCCTGACCTCCTTAAACCTGTTCCAGCCGTCGGTGCGGTGGCGGCGGCAATTCGACGTGAATGGCGTCGCCTGCTTTGACTTCTCCCCCACTCAGGACGATGCCCATGATGCCCGCCTTGCGGATCAGGTGGCCGTGTTCGTCTTCGTCCAGAACCGCTTTCAGCAGACCCGGCTGAAAATGCTCGATCTGAGCGCAGGGGTTGCGTAAGCCCGTGATTTCCACCAGCGCGGCCGGCCCCAGGCGCAACCTCGTTCCGGTGGGCAGCCCCAGCAGGTCGAGACCGCGAGTCAGGAGGTTCTCGCCCAGGTCGCCCGGTTGCACCGTGAACCCTTTCCCGGCCAGTTCGTCCAGCAGTTCGGCGTGAATCAGGTGAACCTGCCGCAGGTTCGGTTGATCCGGGTTCTGCCGCACGCGGGAGCGGTGCTTCACCTTGGTTCCGGCGTGCGCGTCTCCCTGCACACCCAGGCCTGCCAGCAGCTGAATGGAAGGGGTGAGCTGCTTACTGAACCGGTGCTGACCATCCTGACTGACAGAAACGACTTGCATTACTTCACCTCATTTGAAAGTGACGGATCAAAAAGTGGCTGCTCAAAAAGGCTCTGGGGCTGTTCCAGCAAGGCACGAATCGGCGCATAGCTGCGGCGGTGAACGGCCGAGACGCCCAGTTCGCGCAGCGCCACCCGGTGTCCTGGCGCACCGTAGCCCTTGTGGCCTGCGAAACCGTAACCGGGGTGCTGCTCGTCCAGTTCCCGCATCAGCCTGTCGCGCTCCGTTTTGGCCAGCAGGCTGGCCGCCGCGACGCTGTAGCTCAGGGCGTCCGCCCTGGGGGGGGCCAGCAGCGGCAGGTCGGTACGCAGTTTCAGGTAGTCGGTCACAAGCGCCTGGGGCGGCGGGTCGAGCCGCGCCAGGGCACGCGCTGCCGCCGTGTGGGTCGCCCCCAGAATGTTCAGGCGGTCAATTTCCTCCGGCCAGGCGTGCTCCACGGCGTAGGCCAGCGCCACACGCCGCACCTCCGTGGCGAACTCCTCGCGCTGGGCCGCCGAGAGCTGCTTGCTGTCTCTGAACGGGTAGTCCTGCGCCAAACCGGGCAGGATCACCGCCGCCACCGTCACCGGCCCGGCCCACGCGCCGCGCCCGGCCTCGTCCACCCCCGCGACCCGGAAGTAGCCGCGCCGCCAATGCTGACGCTCGAAGGCCCAGTCAGGGGTCACGGAAGGAACGGACATGCCTAGAAGGTAGCAAAGGTGGCCGAAGGCTACTCCTACCGTGCCCGCCGCACACACCGCCTCGCCTTCTGGCCTTAGCCTGGGGGCATGGGAAAGAAGTCACGCCTCGCCAACCACCTGCCGGCCACCGTGGAGCTGCGGGACATGCCGGGCACGCGGGTGATGTTCTGGGTGGTGAGCGCCTGCCCCTACTGCGGCGAACAGCATCTTCACCTGGCGGGCAACCTGCGCTCGGCCGATCCGGGCGAAACCCTGGGCGAACAGGCCGCGCCGTGCGACCCGGAAAAGGTCTACGAGTTGACGTTGCCACCCCGTCCCAGGAAAAAGAAGGGCAAACGTGGCCGCCGCACCGACTGGAGTGACGAGGACTGGTAGAAGGCGCCGTTTGCTTCCCGTATGCTGTCCCCATACTCTTTGAACTGGGCTTTTTGAACTGGGGGCAAAATTTTGAGGCTAGTGACACTTGTCGCGCGTGGTCTACTGTGGCTTTTCCTTCTGCTGGTGGTCGTGCTGGCAGGCAGTTTCTGGTGGTTGCGGGGCAGCACCACACCGCGTACGACGGGCCAGGTGAACTTGCCTGCCGGAGTGGTGCGTGGCCCGGTATCGGTCACGCGGGATGCCTGGGGGGTGCCGCACATTCGCGCTGCCACGGACGAGGACGCCGTATTCGCGCTGGGGTTCGTTCACTGGCAAGACCGGGCCTGGCAGATGGACTTTCAGCGGCGCGTGGCGCAGGGCCGCCTCTCGGAGATCGTGGGGAAACCCGCGCTGGAACAGGATAAGTTCCTCAGAACGTGGGGCTTTCAGCGGGCGGCGCAGTCGGCCCTGCCGGCCCTTTCCCCACAATCACGGAAACTGATTGCGGCGTACACGGCGGGCGTAAATGCCGCCATGAAACAGGGCAAAACGGCGCTGGAATTTCAGATTCTGCGGTACACCCCGGAACCCTGGTCTGAGGTGGACAGCGTGTCCTGGAGCAAACTCATGGCCTTCGACCTGGGCGGCAATTACGAGCAGGAAGTCCTGGGCGCGGCGGTGGTCAAGCAACTGGGACAGGCGGGGCTGGAGCAGGTCTTCCCACCCTACCCGGCGGGTGCGCCCACCATCCTGAGTGCCGACGAACTCGGAAAAACAGCGCAGGCGCAGCAAAACGGCGGAGAGGTCGCCCAGCTGGAAAAGGACACCATCCGTGTATTGCAGGCCAATCTGCGGGCGGCCCGCGCCCTGGGCATGCAGGCCGTGCCTGGCAAGGGCAGCAACGACTGGGTGATAGGCGGGAGCCGCACAGCCAGCGGTAAGCCCATCCTGGCCGACGACCCGCATTTGAGCCTGACCAGTCCCATGCTG from Deinococcus fonticola encodes the following:
- a CDS encoding MOSC domain-containing protein, encoding MQVVSVSQDGQHRFSKQLTPSIQLLAGLGVQGDAHAGTKVKHRSRVRQNPDQPNLRQVHLIHAELLDELAGKGFTVQPGDLGENLLTRGLDLLGLPTGTRLRLGPAALVEITGLRNPCAQIEHFQPGLLKAVLDEDEHGHLIRKAGIMGIVLSGGEVKAGDAIHVELPPPPHRRLEQV
- a CDS encoding CAP domain-containing protein, whose amino-acid sequence is MMKKNLSFFALGLTLLLASCNQGSNPSVTAPGQTGTAPQPGTGTDTIASDEALSPLGVAAATTLTVGQTRQFNVTVNGAAPTPGQLVWTTTNAGVVSVTQTGLATARAAGSATVRAALASNPGAYIDFPITVTATTTAPAPTPTSPTTTFAQRVLELTNAARAQARTCGTTSYAATSPLAYNALLEQAAQGHASDMAGKTYFSHTSQDGRTFAQRISATGYAWRTIGENIAAGQSTPESVVSGWLQSPGHCANIMNPAFKELGVGYAYNTSSSYRYYWVQDFGAR
- a CDS encoding ribonuclease HII; translated protein: MSVPSVTPDWAFERQHWRRGYFRVAGVDEAGRGAWAGPVTVAAVILPGLAQDYPFRDSKQLSAAQREEFATEVRRVALAYAVEHAWPEEIDRLNILGATHTAAARALARLDPPPQALVTDYLKLRTDLPLLAPPRADALSYSVAAASLLAKTERDRLMRELDEQHPGYGFAGHKGYGAPGHRVALRELGVSAVHRRSYAPIRALLEQPQSLFEQPLFDPSLSNEVK